One Cydia fagiglandana chromosome 11, ilCydFagi1.1, whole genome shotgun sequence genomic region harbors:
- the LOC134668575 gene encoding probable small nuclear ribonucleoprotein E, with protein MAYKGPPKVQKVMVQPINLIFRYLQNRSRVQIWLYENVNLRIEGHIVGFDEYMNIVLDEAEEVHMKTKNRKQIGRIMMKGDNITLIQNVNPNAAV; from the coding sequence ATGGCATACAAAGGCCCACCGAAAGTCCAGAAGGTGATGGTGCAGCCCATCAACCTTATCTTCAGATATCTGCAGAACAGAAGCCGAGTGCAAATTTGGTTGTACGAGAATGTAAATCTCCGAATCGAGGGCCACATTGTAGGCTTCGACGAATACATGAACATTGTCTTGGACGAGGCCGAGGAAGTGCACATGAAGACCAAAAATAGAAAGCAAATTGGAAGAATTATGATGAAAGGAGACAATATAACGCTTATCCAAAACGTCAATCCTAACGCCGCTGTGTGA